A region from the Aegilops tauschii subsp. strangulata cultivar AL8/78 chromosome 5, Aet v6.0, whole genome shotgun sequence genome encodes:
- the LOC109748367 gene encoding uncharacterized protein has protein sequence MLNDCLNEAEQWEMPCSLRRLFATILVHCEPGDVRGLWDRHFEPMSDDYRRSRTSPDEVEQMVLLDIRGMLQSMGKDIVDFALPSIDDAFDPTEGEAREAIEESTVEFDVDDTKLASSLNLEQRAAYDEILGAVERGDGGVFFVDGPGGTGKTFLYRVMLAKVRSEGKIGIATATSGVAASIMPGGRTAHSRFKIPLSCDDGASCCFTKQSGTAKLLRMASLIIWDEASMTKRQAVEALDNSMRDIMGIRDRPFGGKTVVFGGDFRQVLPVVRRGSRGQIIDATLRSSHLWKGMRQLRLITNMRAHNDTWFADYLLRVGNGTEDVDDQGNILLPEDICLPSTGEVDDLEKLIDHVFPSLDDNMSDSNYMTSRAILSTTNDNVDKINIRMIERFHGDEVIYHSFDSAEDDPYGYYAQEFLNGLTPNGLPPHALKLKLNCPVILLRNIDPANGLCNGTRLVVRGFERNTIDAEIVIGQHAGRRVFLPRLPLCPSKNDMFLFKFKRKQFPIRLSFAMTINKAQGQTIPIVGVYLPNPVFSHGQLYVALS, from the coding sequence ATGCTCAACGACTGTCTTAATGAGGCTGAGCAGTGGGAAATGCCATGTTCTCTTAGGAGGCTCTTCGCAACCATCTTGGTGCACTGCGAGCCAGGCGACGTGCGTGGTTTATGGGATCGGCACTTTGAGCCTATGTCAGATGACTATCGTCGATCACGCACGTCCCCTGACGAGGTGGAGCAGATGGTGTTGCTTGACATTAGGGGTATGTTGCAGTCCATGGGTAAAGACATTGTTGATTTCGCTCTTCCAAGCATAGATGATGCATTTGACCCAACCGAGGGCGAGGCAAGAGAGGCCATCGAGGAATCAACCGTGGAGTTTGACGTGGATGACACTAAATTGGCATCTTCCCTGAACTTGGAGCAGAGGGCCGCATACGACGAGATACTAGGGGCTGTTGAACGCGGTGACGGGGGTGTATTCTTTGTTGATGGCCCTGGAGGTACAGGGAAGACCTTCCTATACAGGGTGATGCTTGCCAAGGTGAGGAGCGAGGGCAAGATTGgtatcgctaccgcgacgtcgggCGTCGCCGCTTCTATCATGCCTGGCGGCAGGACTGCCCACTCGAGGTTCAAGATCCCATTGAGTTGCGATGATGGCGCCTCGTGCTGCTTCACCAAGCAGAGTGGGACCGCCAAGCTGCTAAGGATGGCCTCATTGATAATATGGGACGAGGCCAGCATGACGAAGCGACAAGCGGTCGAGGCATTGGACAATAGCATGCGCGACATCATGGGAATACGCGACCGACCCTTTGGAGGAAAGACTGTTGTTTTTGGCGGGGACTTTAGGCAGGTGCTTCCGGTCGTCAGAAGGGGGTCGCGGGGCCAGATAATTGATGCAACCCTCCGAAGTTCTCATCTATGGAAGGGTATGCGGCAGCTTCGGCTCATCACCAACATGAGGGCTCATAATGACACGTGGTTTGCCGATTACTTGCTAAGGGTCGGCAATGGCACTGAGGATGTCGACGATCAAGGCAACATTCTACTCCCTGAAGACATTTGTCTGCCATCTACAGGCGAggttgacgacctggagaagctTATTGACCACGTGTTTCCGAGTCTAGATGACAACATGTCTGATTCGAATTACATGACATCTCGAGCAATCCTTTCCACGACAAACGACAATGTCGACAAGATAAACATCCGCATGATAGAGCGTTTTCATGGAGATGAAGTAATCTACCATAGCTTCGACAGTGCGGAGGACGACCCATATGGCTACTACGCTCAGGAGTTTCTGAATGGATTGACTCCTAACGGTCTTCCTCCGCATGCACTCAAGCTAAAGCTGAACTGCCCTGTCATACTTCTAAGGAACATTGATCCAGCTAATGGACTGTGTAACGGCACTAGGCTTGTTGTTAGAGGTTTTGAGAGGAACACCATTGATGCAGAAATCGTGATTGGACAACACGCTGGCAGGAGGGTCTTCCTTCCTCGATTACCTCTCTGCCCATCTAAAAACGACATGTTTCTGTTCAAGTTTAAGAGGAAGCAATTTCCTATAAGGCTTAGCTTTGCTATGACCATTAACAAGGCTCAAGGGCAGACCATCCCGATTGTTGGTGTCTACCTACCCAATCCCGTGTTCTCTCATGGTCAGCTCTATGTTGCTTTGTCTTGA